In Deinococcus psychrotolerans, a genomic segment contains:
- a CDS encoding aldo/keto reductase family protein: MEYRNLGKSGLKVSEVALGGWETYGVNVNENQMVRDIVMKAYEEGVNYFDEADIYARGKSEEMMGKVLNELPRQNLVIASKVFWPMSDNVNDRGLSRKHVMESIRGTLKRLGTDYLDIYFAHRYDPEVPMEEIVMSFDQVIRNGQALYWGTSMWPAARIAQAVEFAKANGLHAPVVEQPEYSMIRRERVEGEILPYTESAGVGLVVWSPLAMGLLTGKYDDGKPAGARLTEKENWGKSILTDENVQKVRDLKPIADELGLTRAQLALAWILRQKGVSSVITGATKVSQIEDTVKAAGVNLSEEVVSKIEDILSPR; encoded by the coding sequence ATGGAATATCGCAATTTAGGGAAAAGTGGCCTGAAAGTCTCCGAAGTGGCGTTGGGCGGTTGGGAGACCTACGGTGTCAATGTCAATGAAAACCAGATGGTGCGCGACATCGTCATGAAGGCCTACGAAGAGGGTGTCAATTACTTTGACGAAGCCGACATCTATGCCCGTGGCAAGTCTGAAGAAATGATGGGCAAGGTGCTCAACGAGTTGCCGCGTCAAAACTTGGTGATCGCTTCCAAGGTTTTTTGGCCGATGAGCGATAATGTCAACGACAGGGGTCTGTCGCGTAAGCACGTCATGGAGAGCATTCGCGGCACCTTGAAGCGCCTCGGCACCGACTACCTCGACATCTACTTCGCCCACCGCTACGACCCCGAAGTGCCGATGGAAGAAATCGTGATGTCCTTTGACCAGGTAATTCGCAACGGTCAGGCCCTGTACTGGGGCACCAGCATGTGGCCTGCCGCCCGCATCGCGCAGGCCGTCGAGTTTGCCAAAGCCAACGGCCTGCACGCGCCAGTGGTGGAGCAGCCCGAGTACAGCATGATCCGCCGCGAGCGGGTAGAAGGCGAGATCTTGCCCTACACCGAGTCGGCGGGCGTGGGCTTGGTCGTCTGGAGTCCTTTGGCGATGGGCCTGCTGACCGGCAAATACGACGACGGCAAACCGGCCGGCGCACGCCTCACCGAGAAAGAGAACTGGGGCAAGTCGATCCTGACCGACGAAAACGTGCAAAAAGTTCGTGATTTGAAGCCTATCGCTGATGAGCTGGGCCTGACCCGCGCTCAACTCGCGCTGGCTTGGATTTTGCGCCAGAAGGGCGTCAGCAGCGTCATCACCGGAGCCACCAAAGTCAGCCAGATTGAAGACACGGTCAAGGCGGCGGGCGTCAACCTCAGCGAAGAAGTGGTCAGCAAGATTGAAGATATTTTGTCACCGCGCTGA
- a CDS encoding DUF3995 domain-containing protein — translation MEIISVGLLTLVLLSIASVHVYWGLGGVWPGKDPQSLARTVVGGPAGMSPPPAWACFGVALALALAAGMVLAFVDVLTLPLPTGWLRWGMVALAVVFLLRGVGGYFMERLRPSPVGSPFVRLNKRIYSPLCIVLGLLAWTLMRSQNV, via the coding sequence ATGGAAATAATCTCGGTGGGTCTGCTGACACTGGTGCTGCTCTCAATCGCCTCCGTTCACGTTTACTGGGGTTTGGGCGGTGTTTGGCCCGGCAAAGACCCGCAGAGCTTGGCCCGCACGGTGGTGGGTGGCCCTGCCGGAATGTCGCCGCCACCGGCTTGGGCCTGCTTCGGCGTGGCGCTGGCACTGGCTTTGGCGGCGGGTATGGTGCTGGCGTTTGTGGATGTGCTGACCTTGCCGCTGCCGACGGGGTGGCTGCGCTGGGGAATGGTGGCGCTGGCGGTTGTCTTTTTGCTGCGCGGAGTGGGGGGGTACTTTATGGAACGTCTGCGGCCCAGTCCGGTGGGAAGTCCGTTCGTCCGGCTCAACAAACGGATCTACTCGCCGCTGTGTATTGTCTTGGGCTTGCTGGCGTGGACACTAATGAGGAGCCAGAACGTATGA
- a CDS encoding ABC transporter permease produces MSNVLLMARLSLSEALRKKLIVVLLILTAAFIGFYLYGVLRLQQNLAERAADAGLSAGPRRGLGALPVVYSGLFGMYLVYFLGSLMAVLSTVASISGDIENGVMQSVVARPVTRAQVVLGRWLGFTTVNVVYVTLVSAALLTGLYLITGYLPPAPVAAVAQILLGIVLITSLTVLGSTLFATLANGIAVFVLYGLGSAGGILKSIGALANSPTMETLGNAANIVMPTNALWLGASYHLQTEGALQLAQVARGANPLASTTPIEPSILIWAAVYTALAVALAMWRFSRRDL; encoded by the coding sequence GTGAGTAATGTCCTCTTGATGGCCCGGTTGTCGCTCAGCGAAGCGCTCCGCAAAAAACTGATCGTGGTTTTGCTGATTCTGACCGCCGCCTTTATCGGCTTTTACCTCTACGGCGTGTTGCGTTTGCAACAAAACTTGGCTGAGCGGGCTGCCGATGCGGGTTTGTCGGCTGGGCCGCGCCGGGGCCTCGGCGCATTGCCGGTGGTGTATTCAGGCTTGTTCGGGATGTATCTGGTGTACTTCCTCGGCTCGCTGATGGCCGTGCTCTCCACGGTGGCCTCGATCAGCGGCGACATCGAAAACGGGGTGATGCAGTCGGTGGTGGCCCGCCCTGTCACCCGCGCTCAGGTGGTACTGGGACGCTGGCTGGGCTTCACTACTGTCAATGTGGTCTACGTGACACTGGTGTCGGCAGCGCTGCTGACTGGCCTATACCTCATCACCGGCTACCTGCCGCCCGCACCAGTGGCGGCCGTCGCCCAAATTCTGCTCGGGATCGTGCTGATCACCAGCTTGACGGTGCTGGGCAGTACGCTGTTTGCCACCCTCGCCAACGGCATTGCGGTGTTCGTGCTTTACGGCCTCGGCTCGGCGGGCGGCATCCTCAAGTCGATTGGAGCGCTGGCCAACTCGCCCACCATGGAAACGCTTGGCAACGCCGCCAACATCGTGATGCCCACCAATGCGCTGTGGCTGGGGGCCAGTTACCACCTGCAAACAGAGGGGGCCTTGCAACTCGCCCAAGTGGCGCGGGGAGCCAATCCGCTGGCCTCCACCACGCCGATTGAGCCGAGCATACTGATCTGGGCCGCCGTTTATACCGCGCTGGCTGTCGCTCTGGCGATGTGGCGGTTTTCGCGGCGGGATTTGTAA
- a CDS encoding GNAT family N-acetyltransferase, whose protein sequence is MTTLLSNPSIFDPPTATPAERLAIARLMADCFVFAYPEDPPLVLEQEAAGLSFVTPGEKTEHVVVWEGGQVLAWGMLEYSLEQNLHLARARLLVHPEVRRRGLGRRVAEHLISQARQAGRTTLTFVTTDRAPAGQPFAEELGAAPAITDRRSQLNLAAVSTELLDAWLSRPAGEAYQLHLWQTYPEAYLERMAQMVMVMNTAPRGELDYDDWKITPETLRTWEQQIHEVGEVRWTAVIEDTQSGELVGYSEIYWTPQRASAVDQGATAVRPSERGRGLGKWLKAALTRQILQQCSGAQFIRTSNANENAAMLGINVAMGFEPFSEQTEWQLHLI, encoded by the coding sequence ATGACCACACTCCTTTCAAATCCCAGCATATTTGACCCGCCTACGGCCACTCCCGCCGAGCGCCTCGCCATCGCGCGACTGATGGCCGATTGCTTTGTGTTCGCCTATCCGGAAGACCCGCCACTGGTGCTGGAGCAGGAAGCGGCGGGGCTGAGCTTTGTGACGCCCGGCGAAAAAACCGAGCACGTTGTCGTCTGGGAGGGCGGCCAAGTGCTGGCATGGGGAATGCTGGAGTACAGCCTGGAGCAAAACTTACATCTGGCCCGCGCCCGTTTGCTGGTTCATCCAGAAGTGCGCCGCCGGGGACTTGGGCGCAGGGTGGCCGAGCACCTGATCTCGCAGGCGCGGCAAGCCGGACGCACCACACTGACGTTTGTCACCACCGACCGCGCTCCAGCGGGGCAACCGTTTGCCGAAGAATTGGGAGCCGCGCCGGCCATTACAGATCGCCGCAGCCAATTGAACCTGGCGGCGGTATCTACTGAGTTGCTCGACGCTTGGCTGAGCCGTCCGGCGGGCGAGGCCTACCAGCTTCACCTCTGGCAAACCTACCCCGAAGCGTACTTAGAACGGATGGCCCAGATGGTGATGGTGATGAACACCGCCCCACGCGGCGAACTGGACTACGACGACTGGAAAATCACGCCGGAAACGCTAAGAACGTGGGAACAGCAAATCCATGAGGTGGGCGAAGTGCGCTGGACAGCGGTGATTGAAGACACCCAAAGCGGCGAACTCGTCGGTTACAGCGAAATCTACTGGACGCCGCAGCGGGCCAGCGCCGTAGACCAAGGTGCGACGGCGGTGCGGCCCAGCGAACGGGGACGGGGGCTGGGCAAGTGGCTCAAAGCGGCCCTGACCCGCCAAATTTTGCAACAGTGCAGCGGAGCGCAGTTTATCCGCACCAGCAACGCCAATGAAAATGCCGCCATGCTGGGCATCAACGTGGCGATGGGCTTCGAGCCTTTTTCCGAGCAAACCGAGTGGCAACTTCACCTGATCTAA
- a CDS encoding amidohydrolase, with translation MSPHTLILARTLTQDDARPEAQAVLVGAGRVVAVGSREEMQALSPAAEVQDHRDLLLTPGLCDAHIHLVSYGFSLSQLLLHGAGSVAEVAAKVAQRSANTPAGTWIRGGGFLMSELGLSDYPTAEMLDMVSPHHPVLLYSRDLHLAWANSLALRLAGIDAHTPDPAGGKIVRPLGSLLENATALVAHVIPAPSSAQWLAAADAGARDLAQRGYVSAHTMAYEDGEAPRALQMLAARSELPLRIWACLPHQRLAEAAELKKTNSPLFEFGGLKFFADGALGSRTAWLHPPGFADGSGTGIALDSPELIRELGREALELGLVPVTHAIGDRANTEVLNAYDDLRELAQQKGLRLRIEHAQHLRPADLPRFAGLIASVQPIHLQGDAAMIGDLLPQHLQTSYAFKSLKAAGTILAFGSDAPVAPPDVRASFAAAVTRVGDDGTRLAPAEALSPEETLWAFTRGPALAANWADEGVIRPGGRAAFTLWDKLGGNAQALVL, from the coding sequence ATGTCCCCCCACACGCTGATTCTGGCCCGCACCCTGACCCAAGACGACGCCCGACCTGAAGCGCAGGCCGTGTTGGTGGGCGCGGGGCGGGTGGTGGCTGTGGGCAGCCGAGAAGAGATGCAAGCCCTCTCCCCCGCCGCCGAGGTGCAAGATCACCGCGACCTGCTGCTGACGCCGGGGCTGTGCGACGCCCATATCCATCTGGTGAGCTACGGTTTTTCGCTTTCGCAACTGCTGCTGCACGGCGCGGGCAGCGTGGCGGAAGTGGCAGCTAAAGTCGCTCAGCGCAGCGCCAACACACCCGCCGGAACTTGGATTCGCGGCGGCGGCTTTTTGATGTCCGAGCTGGGCCTGAGCGATTACCCCACCGCCGAGATGCTCGACATGGTCAGCCCGCACCATCCGGTGCTGCTGTATTCGCGGGACTTGCACTTGGCTTGGGCCAACAGCTTGGCGCTGCGGCTGGCCGGCATAGACGCTCACACCCCCGATCCGGCAGGCGGCAAAATCGTGCGCCCGCTGGGCAGTTTGCTGGAAAACGCCACCGCGTTGGTGGCCCACGTGATTCCGGCTCCCAGCTCGGCGCAGTGGCTCGCCGCCGCCGACGCCGGAGCGCGAGACCTCGCCCAGCGCGGCTACGTCAGCGCCCACACCATGGCCTACGAGGACGGCGAAGCGCCCCGCGCCCTGCAAATGCTGGCGGCACGGAGCGAACTGCCCCTGAGAATTTGGGCCTGTTTGCCGCATCAGCGCTTGGCCGAGGCGGCAGAGCTGAAAAAAACCAACAGCCCACTCTTTGAGTTCGGCGGCCTCAAGTTCTTCGCTGACGGCGCACTGGGCAGCCGCACTGCTTGGCTGCACCCGCCAGGATTTGCCGACGGCTCCGGCACTGGCATCGCTTTAGACAGCCCCGAGCTGATCCGCGAGCTGGGGCGGGAGGCACTGGAACTCGGTCTGGTGCCAGTCACGCACGCCATTGGAGACAGGGCCAACACCGAAGTCTTGAATGCCTACGACGACTTGCGGGAACTGGCCCAGCAAAAGGGTCTGCGCCTGAGAATCGAACACGCCCAGCACCTGCGGCCCGCTGATCTGCCGCGCTTTGCAGGCCTGATCGCCAGCGTTCAGCCGATTCACCTGCAAGGCGACGCCGCCATGATCGGCGACTTGCTGCCGCAGCACCTCCAGACCAGTTACGCCTTCAAATCCCTCAAGGCGGCGGGCACAATCTTGGCATTTGGCTCAGACGCGCCGGTGGCTCCGCCAGATGTGCGGGCCAGCTTTGCCGCCGCCGTGACCCGCGTGGGCGACGACGGCACCCGCTTGGCCCCAGCCGAGGCGCTAAGCCCAGAAGAAACCCTGTGGGCCTTCACCCGCGGCCCCGCGCTGGCGGCAAATTGGGCCGACGAGGGCGTCATCCGGCCCGGTGGGAGGGCGGCCTTTACCCTGTGGGACAAGCTCGGCGGGAACGCGCAGGCACTGGTGCTGTGA
- the speA gene encoding biosynthetic arginine decarboxylase yields the protein MKTTSKYSIADAAETYLVPNWSNGWFRVNDDGQMEVTPSPGLHVVIQDVVESVLERGESLPVIIRFPQVLSGRVKQLNEAFHKAIDEYKYKGAYQGVFPIKVNQRRLVVETIAQAGYSYAHGLEAGSKAELALCLAQKLNPDALLCCNGFKDDGFIKLALWGRTLGKNVVITLEKYSELERILKQARALGVKPAIGVRFKLHARGSGQWEESGGDQAKFGLNAYELLRVVEKLREENMLDSLVMLHTHIGSQITDIRRIKVAVREATQTYAGLIAAGAQLKYLNVGGGLGVDYDGSKTTFYASMNYTLAEYAADIVYTVQEVCKARSVPEPTIVSESGRALTAHHSVLVMPVVDVTGPTRDLQDIPEAGENTHQIVKDMEEVLDNITARNYREMYNDAVGDKQTLHNLFDLGYVTLSDRARGEALFNAILRKISKLIAGEKYVPDELEDLQKVLADKYICNFSLFQSLPDNWAIQALFPIVPLSRLDEKPTRQGTLVDITCDSDGKIEKFIDLRDVKATLPLHEPNGKPYYLGVFLAGAYQDVLGSSHNLFGKVSEAHVTARPGGRYHIDLFVRGQKARRMIESMGYEEGMLRDSIEDQADEAIKEGLLTDEQETELLEDYGEELLGYTYLEYEEA from the coding sequence TTGAAAACCACCTCTAAATATTCGATTGCCGACGCCGCCGAAACCTACCTCGTACCCAACTGGAGCAACGGGTGGTTCAGGGTCAACGACGACGGCCAGATGGAAGTCACCCCCTCGCCGGGCCTGCACGTGGTCATTCAGGACGTGGTCGAAAGCGTGCTGGAGCGCGGCGAAAGCCTGCCGGTGATTATCCGCTTTCCGCAGGTACTCAGCGGACGGGTCAAGCAGCTCAACGAGGCTTTTCACAAAGCCATTGACGAGTACAAGTACAAGGGCGCGTATCAGGGCGTGTTTCCGATCAAGGTCAATCAGCGCCGCCTTGTGGTCGAAACCATCGCGCAGGCGGGTTACAGCTACGCGCACGGCCTGGAAGCCGGCAGCAAAGCGGAGCTGGCGCTGTGCCTCGCCCAAAAGCTGAACCCCGACGCCCTGCTGTGCTGCAACGGCTTTAAAGACGACGGCTTCATCAAGCTGGCCCTCTGGGGCCGCACGCTCGGCAAAAACGTGGTCATTACGCTGGAAAAGTACAGCGAACTGGAGCGAATTCTCAAGCAGGCGAGAGCGCTGGGCGTCAAACCGGCCATTGGGGTGCGCTTTAAGTTGCACGCACGCGGCAGCGGCCAGTGGGAAGAATCCGGAGGCGACCAAGCCAAGTTCGGGCTCAACGCTTACGAACTTTTGCGGGTCGTCGAAAAGCTGCGCGAAGAAAACATGCTCGACTCGCTGGTGATGCTGCACACCCACATCGGCTCGCAGATCACCGACATCCGGCGCATCAAAGTGGCGGTGCGTGAAGCCACCCAGACCTACGCGGGCCTGATCGCGGCGGGCGCACAGCTCAAGTACCTCAACGTGGGCGGCGGACTCGGCGTGGACTACGACGGCTCCAAAACCACCTTTTATGCCAGCATGAACTACACGCTGGCCGAATATGCCGCCGACATCGTCTACACCGTGCAGGAAGTTTGTAAAGCGCGGAGCGTGCCGGAACCCACCATCGTCTCGGAATCGGGCCGGGCGCTGACCGCACACCATTCGGTGCTGGTGATGCCGGTGGTGGACGTGACTGGGCCGACCCGCGACCTCCAAGACATTCCCGAAGCGGGCGAGAACACCCACCAGATCGTCAAGGATATGGAAGAGGTGCTCGACAACATCACTGCCCGCAATTACCGCGAGATGTACAACGACGCAGTGGGCGACAAGCAGACGCTGCACAATCTGTTCGACCTCGGCTACGTGACCCTGAGTGACCGGGCCAGGGGCGAGGCGCTGTTCAACGCCATCTTGCGCAAGATCAGCAAGCTGATTGCCGGTGAAAAGTACGTGCCCGACGAGCTAGAAGACTTGCAAAAGGTGCTGGCCGACAAGTACATCTGCAACTTTTCTTTGTTCCAGAGCTTGCCGGACAACTGGGCCATTCAAGCACTGTTTCCGATTGTGCCGCTCTCACGCCTCGATGAAAAACCCACCCGGCAAGGCACCTTGGTGGACATCACCTGCGACAGCGACGGCAAGATCGAGAAGTTCATCGATTTGCGCGACGTGAAAGCCACCCTGCCGCTGCACGAACCCAACGGCAAACCGTATTACCTCGGGGTGTTTTTGGCCGGGGCTTATCAGGACGTGCTGGGCAGCTCACACAACCTGTTCGGCAAAGTCAGCGAGGCCCACGTCACTGCCCGTCCGGGAGGGCGCTATCACATCGATTTGTTCGTGCGCGGTCAAAAAGCCCGCCGGATGATCGAGTCGATGGGCTACGAGGAAGGCATGCTCAGAGACAGCATCGAAGATCAGGCCGACGAAGCGATCAAAGAAGGCCTGCTGACCGATGAGCAGGAAACAGAGCTGCTCGAAGACTACGGCGAGGAGCTGCTGGGCTACACCTATTTGGAGTATGAGGAAGCCTGA
- a CDS encoding metallophosphoesterase: MRLARSLLSVFGTTLGFSYVNAYRYRTSQQRFELGGLTRPLKVVLLSDLHYGNWIGRGSVRRWVRSAMEQRADLIVITGDFLDSSVSYRPIKTLIKELSALQAPLGVYGVFGNHDWTSLNTQPVRARFARQLAEAGITIINNAGVQLRDDFYLCGIDDWWFGNQDLQSTLQAKTGGGTLMLSHNPDFLPHVPEGVGLTLCGHTHGGQIKLPFLGPVKQASLYGTRFLEGWVQTQPEQPSAAEPTIEAAKPRTIRGFVTHGLGVTGLPLRLNCPAELVVFDLQPPAENHTPVDPNQAPPAP; encoded by the coding sequence ATGCGCCTCGCCCGCTCTCTGCTCTCCGTATTCGGCACAACTCTGGGTTTTTCGTATGTCAACGCTTACCGCTACCGCACCTCACAGCAGCGCTTTGAACTCGGCGGCCTGACGCGGCCCCTCAAGGTGGTGCTGCTCTCAGATTTGCACTACGGCAACTGGATCGGGCGCGGCTCGGTGCGGCGCTGGGTGCGCTCGGCTATGGAGCAGAGGGCCGATTTGATCGTGATTACCGGCGACTTCCTCGACAGCAGCGTGTCGTACCGGCCCATCAAAACACTCATCAAAGAACTCTCGGCGCTCCAGGCTCCGCTGGGCGTGTACGGCGTTTTCGGCAACCACGATTGGACGAGCTTAAATACCCAGCCGGTTCGCGCCCGCTTCGCCCGGCAGCTCGCCGAGGCGGGCATCACCATCATCAACAACGCGGGCGTGCAGCTCAGAGACGACTTTTATTTGTGCGGCATCGATGACTGGTGGTTCGGCAACCAAGACCTCCAGTCCACCCTGCAAGCCAAAACTGGCGGGGGCACCTTGATGCTCTCGCACAACCCCGATTTTTTGCCGCACGTGCCGGAAGGCGTGGGCCTGACGCTCTGCGGACACACCCACGGCGGGCAAATCAAATTGCCGTTTCTGGGGCCAGTCAAGCAGGCCAGCTTGTACGGCACCCGCTTTCTGGAAGGCTGGGTGCAGACGCAGCCCGAACAGCCCAGCGCTGCCGAGCCGACCATCGAAGCCGCCAAGCCGCGCACCATTCGCGGCTTCGTAACGCACGGCCTCGGCGTGACCGGCCTGCCGCTGCGCCTCAACTGCCCCGCCGAGTTGGTGGTGTTCGATTTGCAGCCGCCCGCTGAGAACCACACGCCTGTCGACCCGAACCAAGCGCCGCCCGCGCCTTAG
- a CDS encoding chloride channel protein — MPSRSPLRLPRQPLKVPLDAARRSSARIGSALRPPLAAPLRRTVRSRIETGRLVLYSVVAGALVGVLGIGLRLLLSLVLDWGAAITGYSPPGTPGEGGLLMAFGEALPYGMLALPVVAVLAAWLTQGSPSDPLSETVSAYHRRGGTRLSTQLRLLGANLLGYGVGLPIGRDSTFTALGGFSARLLSRFGRISVAEDRQLTLASVSAALGLVLHAPLVAAVLLAEVLYRRFEFEFEVLMPCVLASVSAYAVYGLAFGASPLFDVPTLQAPSALQLPLYALIALATTAVAWVGVWLSRLWPQNWLSGWPRLVWAGLFGLATAAAAFYFTPAVLGGGAGWAQLSLSGFLGGEALAGGGWKWVLLALGVRLGFGGGVLPSVATGALIGVGLNATLPTPLDPTVCALVAAGAYLTVTLNIPLAAALLAATWGGDALLPAALISSGIAHLLSGQLGYVEGQLRDRRAAELQVITPTTTILSAAPPQSSEDAFYRVAVPPAWLGARISLLSLPSGAQVVGLERGETILSATPDLKLENGDVLDIVASDAAFGELRELLNLG; from the coding sequence GTGCCTTCTCGTTCTCCGCTGCGTTTGCCGCGCCAACCCCTCAAAGTTCCGCTGGATGCGGCCCGCCGCAGCTCAGCGCGAATCGGTTCGGCCCTCAGGCCGCCGCTGGCCGCTCCACTCCGGCGCACCGTTCGCAGCCGCATTGAAACCGGGCGCTTGGTGCTCTACAGCGTGGTGGCGGGCGCATTGGTGGGGGTGCTGGGCATAGGACTGCGGCTGCTGCTCTCCCTTGTGCTCGACTGGGGAGCGGCCATCACCGGCTACAGCCCACCCGGCACACCCGGCGAGGGGGGCCTGCTGATGGCCTTTGGCGAGGCGCTGCCTTATGGCATGCTGGCTTTGCCCGTGGTGGCGGTGCTGGCAGCGTGGTTGACGCAGGGCAGTCCTTCCGACCCGCTTTCCGAGACGGTCAGCGCTTACCACCGGCGCGGCGGCACCCGGCTGAGCACCCAGCTGCGCCTCTTGGGAGCCAATTTGCTGGGCTACGGCGTGGGCCTGCCGATTGGCCGCGACTCCACTTTTACGGCGCTGGGCGGCTTCTCGGCGCGGCTTCTCTCGCGCTTTGGCCGCATCAGCGTGGCCGAGGACCGCCAACTGACTTTGGCGAGCGTGTCCGCCGCGCTGGGGCTGGTGCTGCACGCGCCGCTGGTCGCCGCCGTACTGCTGGCCGAGGTGCTCTACCGCCGATTCGAATTTGAATTTGAAGTGCTGATGCCCTGCGTGCTGGCGTCGGTCAGCGCTTACGCGGTCTACGGCTTGGCGTTCGGCGCAAGCCCACTATTTGACGTGCCGACGTTGCAAGCCCCCAGCGCCCTGCAACTGCCGCTCTACGCGCTGATTGCGCTGGCCACCACCGCAGTCGCCTGGGTGGGTGTCTGGCTCTCGCGCCTGTGGCCGCAGAATTGGCTGAGCGGCTGGCCGCGTCTGGTCTGGGCGGGGCTGTTCGGGCTGGCGACGGCGGCAGCGGCGTTTTATTTCACCCCAGCAGTGTTGGGCGGCGGTGCAGGCTGGGCGCAGCTCTCACTCTCAGGCTTTTTGGGCGGCGAGGCGCTGGCGGGCGGCGGCTGGAAATGGGTGCTGCTGGCGCTCGGGGTGCGGCTGGGCTTCGGGGGCGGGGTGCTGCCCTCGGTGGCCACCGGCGCTTTGATCGGCGTGGGCCTCAACGCCACTTTGCCCACTCCGCTCGATCCCACCGTCTGCGCTTTGGTGGCAGCGGGAGCCTACCTCACCGTGACACTCAATATCCCGCTGGCGGCCGCCCTGCTGGCCGCGACGTGGGGCGGCGACGCCCTGCTGCCCGCCGCACTGATCTCATCGGGAATCGCTCACCTGCTCAGCGGCCAACTCGGTTACGTGGAAGGGCAGTTGCGCGACCGCCGCGCCGCCGAGTTGCAGGTCATCACCCCGACCACCACTATTCTCAGCGCCGCGCCGCCGCAGAGCAGCGAAGACGCCTTTTACCGCGTGGCTGTGCCGCCCGCTTGGCTGGGCGCACGCATCAGCTTGCTGAGTTTGCCGAGCGGAGCGCAGGTGGTGGGTTTGGAACGTGGCGAAACGATTCTCAGCGCCACCCCCGATCTCAAATTGGAGAACGGCGACGTGCTGGACATCGTGGCCAGCGACGCCGCTTTCGGTGAGCTGCGCGAACTGCTGAATCTGGGCTGA
- a CDS encoding ABC transporter ATP-binding protein: MTLAIQTEHLRKEYKGRAVVQSLDLEVGEGEVFGFLGPNGAGKSTTVKMLLGLVRPTSGSIKVLGGSPDDPAVRARLGFLPEQFRFQTWMTAEEFLKFHGQLAGLKAEELRTRIPAVLKRVGLGGRGTEALGGYSKGMLQRAGLAGAILARPRLVFLDEPTSALDPVGRVEVREIIQELRGEGVAVFLNSHLLSEVEQVSDRVAFVKAGVVVRAGTMAELLGGALPVLVKVDRLSPELAAALGRLGQLEHQTEQQVSVVVSGEEAIPAIAQAVFASGAQLYALTPQRHDLEDLFLELVGQNGDTGQKAQLGHLKTEKVA, encoded by the coding sequence ATGACTTTAGCCATTCAAACTGAGCATCTCCGAAAAGAATACAAGGGCCGCGCCGTCGTCCAGAGCCTCGACCTCGAAGTCGGAGAGGGCGAAGTCTTCGGCTTCCTCGGCCCCAACGGCGCGGGCAAATCCACCACCGTCAAGATGCTGCTCGGCTTGGTGCGGCCCACTTCCGGCAGCATCAAAGTGCTGGGCGGCTCGCCGGACGACCCGGCCGTGCGGGCCCGCCTCGGCTTTTTGCCGGAGCAGTTCCGATTCCAAACCTGGATGACCGCCGAGGAGTTTCTGAAGTTTCACGGCCAGCTCGCGGGGCTCAAAGCCGAAGAACTCAGAACCCGCATTCCTGCCGTGCTGAAACGGGTGGGCCTCGGGGGGCGCGGCACGGAGGCGCTCGGCGGCTACAGCAAAGGCATGCTTCAGCGGGCAGGTCTGGCCGGAGCGATTCTGGCGCGGCCCCGCTTGGTCTTTCTCGATGAGCCCACCTCGGCGCTCGATCCGGTGGGCCGGGTGGAAGTCCGCGAGATCATTCAGGAGTTGCGCGGCGAAGGCGTGGCAGTGTTTCTCAACTCGCACCTGCTGAGTGAAGTGGAGCAAGTCTCAGACCGGGTGGCCTTTGTGAAAGCGGGCGTGGTGGTGAGGGCCGGAACGATGGCCGAACTCTTGGGCGGAGCGCTGCCGGTGCTGGTCAAGGTGGATCGTTTGTCGCCTGAACTCGCTGCTGCGTTGGGCAGGCTGGGCCAGCTCGAACACCAGACCGAGCAGCAAGTCAGCGTGGTGGTCAGTGGGGAGGAAGCTATTCCAGCGATTGCTCAGGCGGTCTTCGCGTCGGGAGCGCAGCTCTACGCCCTGACGCCGCAGCGCCACGATCTCGAAGACCTTTTTCTGGAGTTGGTCGGCCAAAACGGTGACACTGGCCAGAAAGCCCAACTCGGCCACCTTAAAACGGAGAAAGTCGCGTGA
- a CDS encoding TetR/AcrR family transcriptional regulator, with translation MRTAKQDWLAAGFALLREEGEQTLTIERLCAAMQLTKGAFYHHFQNAEGFRTALLGAWRERHTTAPIEQAQQAAEGAGRLSQLAAVIRPLDHALDLSVRAWSLRNAEVKAAFEEVDQTRLAYLTELHRQMGRAEPEQWARQDYAEFVGRQCLGWLETWPADAGLADPQFHTGD, from the coding sequence ATGAGGACGGCCAAACAAGATTGGCTGGCAGCGGGGTTTGCCTTGCTGCGGGAAGAAGGCGAGCAGACCCTGACCATCGAGCGGCTCTGCGCCGCCATGCAGCTGACCAAGGGGGCGTTTTACCACCATTTTCAAAATGCGGAAGGCTTCCGAACGGCTCTGCTCGGCGCTTGGCGGGAGCGTCACACCACCGCGCCGATTGAGCAGGCCCAGCAAGCTGCCGAGGGAGCGGGGCGGCTGAGCCAGTTGGCCGCCGTTATCCGCCCGCTGGATCACGCGCTGGATTTGTCGGTGCGGGCGTGGTCGCTCAGAAACGCGGAAGTTAAAGCCGCCTTTGAAGAAGTAGACCAAACGAGGCTGGCATACCTGACCGAGCTTCACCGCCAGATGGGCCGAGCTGAGCCGGAGCAGTGGGCGCGGCAAGACTACGCCGAATTTGTCGGACGGCAGTGTTTGGGGTGGTTGGAGACTTGGCCCGCAGATGCTGGACTTGCAGACCCTCAGTTTCACACCGGCGACTGA